In the genome of Gadus chalcogrammus isolate NIFS_2021 chromosome 21, NIFS_Gcha_1.0, whole genome shotgun sequence, one region contains:
- the LOC130375021 gene encoding E3 ubiquitin-protein ligase TRIM39-like, which produces MASATSWSEENFSCSICLDVFNSPVTTPCGHNFCRTCITKFWDGKVQYKCPVCNMRFYTRPDLRVNILLSEMVDRFGTSVLVKEQPHVEPGEVPCDVCTGTQLMKAVKSCLVCFMSFCQTHLEPHQRFAVLKKHRLVKPMDRLEDRMCKEHDRLLELFCKSEQVCVCQFCRETDHKSHPVVPLKEEYEVKMAQLRKIEAEVLPMIQERKRKIKEIKDTVKRSKAAADREIAEGVQILTALKRCIEKHRYDLNKTVEEKLKSTQKQAEDLIKELEQEIEDLTIRSIEMKPLSHTKDHLHFLQTFRSLKDPPPTRDWTTVEVRPPSYVGTLRRSLDQLEETLNMEMKKLCDDAELKRVQKYEVDVTLDPDTANPLLILTEDWKQVYNGNVVRELPDHPKRFTNLACVLTRQSFFSGRFYFEVQVKDKTSWRLGVARESINRKGAIMVTPEKGYWNIYFNKDGLVFNDDPDVRLPLRAELQKVGVFVDYDEGVVSFYDVEARVHLYSATGCTFREPLYPFLGPGLRNRGIRNKNAAPLIISPVNQTD; this is translated from the coding sequence atggcctctgccaCTTCttggtctgaagagaacttttcatgttccatctgtctggatgtgttcaacagtccagttaccacaccatgtggacacaacttctgcagaacctgtattactaaGTTCTGGGATGGAAAAGTCCAGTACAAATGTCCGGTTTGCAACATGCGTTTCTACACAAGACCTGATCTACGTGTCAATATCCTCTTATCAGAGATGGTTGATCGGTTTGGAACGTCCGTACTAGTTAAAGAGCAGCCTCATGTTGAACcaggagaagttccctgtgacgtctgtactgggacccagctgatgaaggctgtgaagtcctgcctagtgtgttttatgtctttctgccaaacccacctggagccacatcagagattcgcagtcctgaagaaacatcggctggtcaagcctatggaccgtctggaagacaggatgtgtaaggaacacgaccgacttctggagctcttctgcaagtctgaacaggtgtgtgtgtgtcagttctgcagagagacagaccacaagtcccatcctgttgtacctctaaaggaggaatatgaagtgaagatggCCCAGCTGCGGAAGATAGAAGCTGAAGTTCTGccgatgatccaggagagaaaacGTAAGATTAAGGAGATCAAAGACACAGTTAAACGTAGCAAAGCagctgcagacagagagatagccgaAGGTGTGCAGATCCTCACTGCTCTGAAGCGCTGCATTGAAAAGCACCGGTACGATCTCAACAAAACGGTtgaagagaaactgaaatccacacagaaacaagctgaagacctcatcaaagagctggagcaggaaatagaagatctgaccattAGAAGCATAGAGATGAAaccactctcacacactaaagaccacctccacttcctccagaccttcagatccctgaaggaccctccacccaccagggactggaccacggtagaggtccgtcctccgtcatacgtagggaccttgaggagatccctggatcagctggaggagacactgaacatggagatgaagaagctgtgtgatgatgctgaactgaagagggtccagaagtatgaagtagatgtgactctggatccggATACAGCTAATCCCCTGCTAATTTTGACTGAGGATTGGAAACAAGTATATAATGGAAATGTAGTGAGGGAACTCCCGGAccaccctaagagatttacaaaTCTTGCAtgtgttctcacgaggcagagcttcttctcagggagattttattttgaggtccaggttaaagacaagacttcATGGCgtttaggagtggccagagagtctaTCAATAGAAAAGGTGCGATCATGGTGACCCCTGAGAAAGGTTACTGGAATATTTACTTTAACAAGGATGGGTTGGTATTTAATGATGACCCTGATGttcgtctccctctgagagctgagctccagaaggtgggggtgtttgttgattatgatgagggtgtggtctccttctatgatgtagaagccagggttcatctcTACTCTGCTACCGGCTGCACCTTTAGAGAGCCCCTCTATCCATTCCTCGGTCCTGGTTTACGTAATAGAGGAATACGTAATAAAAAcgctgcccccctgatcatctcacctgtcaatcaaacagactag
- the LOC130375023 gene encoding C-type mannose receptor 2-like, producing the protein MSWTDAQRYCREQFHDLATIDNREDLERLQASRKGSDYDIDSAWIGLYDDRTRWQWSYGNQDYKMGQDYDNWFGSEPNNGGAKQNCTVIMPQTGGWSDKSCSDLAGPVCINAAGNYIDVQEKMTWYKARKYCVSHHTELAIVRDATENSKIYALLNSNAWIGLHRNPWSHWSDGSRPTYLNWQSGQPNNLGGKQNCASMNFIRADYGDVNCQALNYVACQELQKQRSTFRIKIRTEADMTNPEVQCQFLEKLSAKMAKEGVTGVQLHLVVKDGQDQQSEK; encoded by the exons ATGAGCTGGACTGATGCTCAGCGCTACTGCAGGGAGCAGTTTCATGACCTGGCGACCATAGACAACCGGGAAGACCTAGAGCGGCTGCAAGCGTCCAGAAAAGGGTCCGATTATGACATTGACAGCGCATGGATCGGACTTTATGATGACCGCACCAGATGGCAGTGGTCCTACGGCAACCAAGACTACAAAATGGGTCAAGACTATGACAATTGGTTCGGATCTGAACCCAACAACGGAGGCGCCAAACAGAACTGTACAGTGATTATGCCACAAACAGGAGGATGGTCGGATAAGAGCTGCAGCGACCTGGCCGGTCCTGTCTGCATTAATG CTGCGGGCAACTACATCGATGTCCAAGAAAAAATGACCTGGTACAAGGCGAGGAAATACTGCGTGTCTCACCACACTGAGTTGGCAATTGTGAGAGACGCGACAGAGAACAGCAAAATCTATGCCTTGTTGAATTCAAACGCATGGATCGGGCTCCACAGAAATCCATGGTCCCACTGGTCTGACGGGAGTAGACCCACTTACCTTAATTGGCAAAGTGGCCAGCCAAACAATCTAGGAGGCAAGCAAAATTGTGCTTCAATGAATTTTATTAGAGCAGATTATGGAGACGTAAATTGTCAGGCTTTGAATTACGTCGCCTGCCAGGAACTGCAGAAACAACGGTCAACCTTTAGGATAAAGATCCGCACCGAGGCAGACATGACAAATCCGGAGGTTCAATGCCAGTTTTTGGAAAAG CTCTCTGCCAAAATGGCCAAGGAAGGCGTGACTGGCGTACAACTCCATTTGGTTGTGAAGGACGGACAGGACCAGCAGAGTGAGAAATGA